Proteins encoded together in one Citromicrobium bathyomarinum window:
- a CDS encoding alpha/beta fold hydrolase, with protein MPQPKDAMREDHLAPPFGYWLRELPNLPKIWSSPVRRVRLPEHVRAGPPEGTRPPVLVIPGIMSNDGATSLMRRTLDAAGYDAYPARISAMMTGITQAFFDRAEARLDQIWCETGQPVTLIGISLGGLYARVLAQRHPHKVALVMTLGTPFSGDRRANNAWRLYEALNDHKVDNPPISDDPRQKPPVRTIAIWSPRDGIIAPACSRGEEGECDRAIEVPERHFEFSASRASIERILEILGEELPRSR; from the coding sequence ATGCCCCAGCCGAAAGATGCGATGCGAGAGGACCATCTGGCACCGCCTTTCGGCTATTGGCTGCGCGAACTGCCGAACCTGCCGAAAATCTGGTCGAGCCCGGTCCGCCGGGTGCGGCTGCCGGAGCATGTTCGGGCAGGGCCGCCTGAGGGCACGCGCCCCCCGGTTCTGGTCATCCCCGGGATCATGTCGAACGACGGCGCGACTTCGCTGATGCGGCGCACGCTCGATGCGGCGGGCTACGACGCATACCCTGCGCGGATCAGCGCGATGATGACCGGTATCACCCAGGCCTTTTTCGACCGGGCCGAGGCGCGGCTGGACCAGATATGGTGCGAAACTGGTCAGCCGGTGACGCTGATCGGGATCAGTCTGGGCGGCCTTTATGCCCGCGTGCTGGCGCAGCGCCATCCGCACAAGGTCGCGCTGGTGATGACGCTCGGCACGCCTTTTTCCGGCGACCGGCGGGCCAATAATGCGTGGCGGCTGTACGAGGCGCTCAACGACCACAAGGTCGACAATCCGCCGATTTCCGACGACCCCCGGCAGAAGCCGCCGGTGCGCACGATCGCAATCTGGTCGCCGCGCGACGGGATCATCGCGCCCGCCTGCTCACGCGGGGAAGAGGGCGAGTGCGACCGCGCGATCGAGGTGCCCGAGCGGCATTTCGAGTTTTCCGCCAGCCGCGCCTCGATCGAGCGGATCCTCGAGATCCTCGGCGAGGAACTGCCGCGAAGCCGCTAG
- a CDS encoding coniferyl aldehyde dehydrogenase — translation MSDTPPQTLERILETQRRAFTAARPEPLSIRRDRIKRAMSILSQHGESLAEAMNADFGSRSFEGSMMTDIVSTIGFGKYCLKNMDHWAAPDKRSVRFPLGLMGAKAEVRYEPKGVIGIMSPWNFPVNLSFGPLMQVLAAGNRAMIKPSEFTPATSDRMRELVADVFDEDEVAVVTGGPDVAQAFSSLPFDHLVFTGSTATGRKVMEAAAKNLVPVTLELGGKSPTIIGKGADLTRAGERIALGKMLNAGQICLAPDYLLVPEDQEEGVVAAVQLGVHQMYPTLLDNEDYTAIISDKHFERLKGIVEDAKAKGAEAIEVNPANESFSSANTRKMPLTILRNVTDDMKAMQEEIFGPVLPVKTYKAIDEAVDYINDHDRPLGLYYFGSNAKEQEHVLDRTISGGVTVNDVIFHISVEDMPFGGVGPSGIGSYHGPEGFREFSHARSTYQQPKIDIAKLAGLKPPYGDAAKKAIAREMK, via the coding sequence ATGAGCGATACACCGCCCCAGACCCTTGAGCGCATTCTGGAAACCCAGCGCCGGGCCTTCACCGCGGCGCGGCCAGAGCCGCTCTCCATCCGGCGCGACCGGATCAAGCGGGCGATGTCGATTCTCTCGCAGCACGGCGAATCGCTGGCCGAGGCGATGAATGCGGACTTCGGCAGCCGCAGCTTCGAAGGCTCGATGATGACCGACATCGTCAGCACGATCGGCTTCGGCAAATACTGCCTCAAGAACATGGACCACTGGGCTGCGCCCGATAAGCGCTCGGTCCGCTTCCCGCTCGGCCTGATGGGTGCGAAGGCGGAAGTGCGCTACGAACCCAAGGGCGTGATCGGGATCATGAGCCCGTGGAACTTCCCCGTGAACCTCAGCTTCGGCCCGCTGATGCAGGTGCTCGCCGCGGGCAACCGCGCGATGATCAAGCCGAGCGAATTCACGCCCGCGACCAGCGACCGGATGCGTGAACTGGTCGCCGATGTTTTCGACGAAGATGAGGTAGCCGTCGTCACCGGCGGGCCGGATGTGGCGCAGGCGTTCTCCTCGCTGCCCTTCGACCATCTGGTGTTCACCGGATCGACCGCAACGGGCCGCAAGGTGATGGAGGCGGCGGCCAAGAACCTCGTGCCCGTCACGCTGGAACTGGGTGGGAAGAGCCCGACGATCATCGGCAAGGGTGCGGACCTGACCCGCGCAGGCGAGCGGATCGCTCTGGGCAAGATGCTCAACGCCGGGCAGATCTGCCTTGCCCCCGATTACCTGCTGGTGCCCGAGGATCAGGAGGAAGGCGTGGTCGCGGCGGTCCAGTTGGGCGTGCACCAGATGTATCCCACGCTGCTCGATAACGAGGATTACACCGCGATCATCTCGGACAAGCATTTCGAGCGGCTCAAGGGCATCGTCGAGGATGCCAAGGCCAAGGGGGCCGAGGCGATCGAGGTGAACCCTGCGAACGAGAGCTTCTCCAGCGCCAACACCCGTAAGATGCCGCTGACGATCCTACGCAATGTCACCGACGACATGAAGGCGATGCAGGAGGAAATCTTCGGCCCCGTGCTGCCGGTGAAGACCTACAAGGCGATCGACGAGGCGGTCGATTACATCAACGATCACGACCGTCCGCTGGGGCTCTACTACTTCGGCAGCAATGCAAAGGAGCAGGAGCACGTGCTCGACCGCACGATCTCGGGTGGGGTCACGGTCAACGACGTGATTTTCCACATTTCGGTCGAGGATATGCCGTTCGGCGGGGTCGGCCCCTCGGGCATCGGCAGCTATCACGGGCCCGAAGGCTTCCGCGAATTCAGCCACGCGCGCAGCACCTATCAGCAGCCCAAGATCGACATCGCCAAGCTTGCGGGGCTCAAGCCGCCCTATGGCGATGCGGCGAAGAAGGCGATTGCGCGCGAGATGAAATAG
- a CDS encoding nitronate monooxygenase, with amino-acid sequence MAFKGLRPIQYGGREVWPLIEGGKGVSATNHASSGAWAAAGGIGTVSAVNADTYDEDGNPIPQVYPQATRKERFEQLVRYAIDGATEQVNRAYEIADGKGAININVLWEQGGAQQVLEGVLDNCADKITGVTCGAGMPYKLAEIAARYNVHYLPIVSSARAFRALWKRSYSKVPDLLAAVVYEDPWLAGGHNGLSNAEDPTKPEDPYPRVKALRETMRKEGVSEDTAIVMAGGVWFLREWEEWIDNPELGKIAFQFGTRPLLTEESPIPQVWKDMLRTIEPGDVLLHKFSPTGFYSSAVKTPFLYDLMHRSERQIPIFKRDEEEGTIPLSDHGKAKYFFVHPGDQRKAQAWMHEGFTEALKTPDNTVVFVTPESAEQIRADQQGCMGCLSHCQFSSWKDHDDHTTGRLADPRSFCIQKTLQDIAHGGDPDENLAFAGHAAYRFKQDPFYSNNFTPSVKQLVERILTGD; translated from the coding sequence ATGGCATTTAAAGGACTGCGACCCATCCAGTACGGCGGTCGCGAGGTGTGGCCGCTGATCGAAGGCGGGAAGGGCGTTTCGGCGACCAATCACGCAAGCTCGGGCGCATGGGCCGCCGCGGGCGGCATCGGCACCGTGTCGGCGGTCAACGCGGATACCTATGACGAGGACGGCAATCCGATCCCGCAGGTCTATCCGCAGGCGACCCGCAAGGAACGGTTCGAACAGCTGGTCCGCTACGCCATCGATGGTGCGACCGAGCAGGTTAACCGTGCTTACGAGATCGCCGACGGCAAGGGCGCGATCAACATCAACGTCCTGTGGGAACAGGGCGGCGCACAGCAGGTGCTGGAAGGCGTGCTGGATAATTGCGCCGACAAGATCACCGGCGTCACCTGCGGGGCAGGCATGCCCTACAAGCTGGCCGAGATCGCCGCACGCTACAACGTGCACTATCTGCCGATCGTCAGCTCCGCGCGCGCCTTCCGCGCGCTGTGGAAGCGCAGCTATTCCAAGGTGCCGGACCTGCTGGCGGCGGTGGTCTACGAAGATCCGTGGCTGGCGGGCGGGCACAACGGCCTGTCCAACGCCGAAGATCCGACCAAGCCGGAAGATCCCTATCCGCGCGTGAAGGCACTGCGCGAAACGATGCGCAAGGAAGGCGTGTCGGAAGACACCGCCATCGTGATGGCTGGCGGCGTGTGGTTCCTGCGCGAGTGGGAAGAGTGGATCGACAATCCCGAGCTGGGCAAGATCGCGTTCCAGTTCGGCACGCGCCCGCTGCTGACCGAAGAAAGCCCGATCCCGCAGGTGTGGAAGGACATGCTGCGCACGATCGAGCCGGGCGACGTGCTGCTGCACAAGTTCAGCCCGACCGGCTTCTATTCCAGCGCGGTCAAGACGCCGTTCCTCTACGACCTCATGCACCGTTCAGAGCGGCAGATCCCGATCTTCAAGCGGGACGAGGAAGAGGGGACCATCCCGCTCTCCGATCACGGCAAGGCCAAATATTTCTTCGTCCACCCCGGCGACCAGCGCAAGGCGCAGGCGTGGATGCACGAAGGCTTCACCGAAGCACTCAAGACGCCCGACAATACGGTCGTGTTCGTGACCCCGGAAAGCGCGGAGCAGATCCGTGCCGACCAGCAGGGCTGCATGGGCTGCCTGTCGCACTGCCAGTTTTCGAGCTGGAAGGATCACGACGATCACACCACCGGTCGCCTCGCCGATCCGCGCAGCTTCTGCATCCAGAAGACGCTGCAGGACATCGCGCATGGCGGCGATCCGGACGAAAACCTCGCCTTCGCCGGTCACGCTGCGTACCGCTTCAAGCAGGACCCGTTCTATTCCAACAACTTCACCCCGTCGGTGAAGCAGTTGGTGGAGCGTATCCTGACCGGAGACTGA
- the prfB gene encoding peptide chain release factor 2: protein MRAEGQAHIDRIEAALALVRQSLDWERALRELDELNARVEDPTLWDDPKQAQAIMREQKRLESAIGTVNTISSEMADAIEFVEMGEAEGDDDIVNEGLTSLEKLAARADADKVQALLSGEADANDAYLEVHAGAGGTESQDWAEMLMRMYVRWAEKRGFKVETVEYQSGEQAGIKSVTLHIKGENAYGYAKTESGVHRLVRISPYDSSARRHTSFSSVWVYPVIDDDIEIEINESDLKIDTYRASGAGGQHVNTTDSAVRITHQPTGIVVASQNDRSQHKNRATAMSMLKARLFEREMAEREAAASGEYAEKTEIGWGHQIRSYVLQPYQLVKDLRTGETSTAPGDVLDGAIDPFISAALAQRVTGEAVEVEDVE from the coding sequence ATGCGTGCCGAAGGGCAGGCCCATATCGACCGGATCGAAGCTGCGCTGGCGCTGGTGCGCCAGTCGCTCGACTGGGAGCGCGCGCTGCGCGAACTCGACGAGCTGAACGCGCGCGTCGAAGACCCGACCCTGTGGGACGATCCCAAGCAGGCGCAGGCGATCATGCGCGAGCAGAAGCGGCTCGAAAGCGCGATCGGCACGGTCAACACGATCTCGTCCGAAATGGCCGACGCGATCGAGTTCGTCGAAATGGGCGAGGCCGAAGGCGATGACGACATCGTCAACGAAGGGCTCACCAGCCTCGAAAAGCTCGCCGCGCGCGCCGATGCGGACAAGGTCCAGGCACTGCTCTCGGGCGAGGCGGATGCGAACGACGCCTATCTCGAAGTCCATGCCGGCGCTGGCGGGACGGAGAGCCAGGACTGGGCGGAAATGCTGATGCGGATGTATGTCCGCTGGGCGGAAAAGCGCGGCTTCAAGGTCGAGACGGTCGAATATCAGTCGGGCGAGCAGGCCGGGATCAAGTCGGTCACGCTGCATATCAAGGGCGAGAACGCCTACGGCTACGCCAAGACTGAAAGCGGCGTGCATCGCCTCGTGCGGATCAGCCCATATGATTCGAGCGCGCGGCGCCACACCTCGTTCAGCTCGGTCTGGGTCTATCCGGTTATCGACGACGATATCGAGATCGAGATCAACGAAAGCGACCTCAAGATCGATACCTACCGCGCGTCGGGCGCCGGCGGGCAGCACGTCAACACGACCGATTCCGCGGTCCGCATCACCCACCAGCCGACCGGAATCGTGGTCGCCAGCCAGAACGATCGCAGCCAGCACAAGAACCGCGCGACCGCGATGAGCATGCTGAAAGCACGGCTGTTCGAACGCGAGATGGCGGAGCGCGAGGCGGCGGCATCGGGCGAATATGCCGAGAAGACCGAGATCGGCTGGGGCCACCAGATCCGCTCCTACGTCCTCCAGCCGTACCAGCTGGTGAAGGACCTGCGCACGGGCGAAACCTCCACCGCGCCGGGCGACGTGCTCGACGGGGCGATCGACCCGTTCATCTCCGCCGCGCTCGCGCAGCGGGTGACGGGCGAGGCGGTCGAGGTGGAAGACGTCGAATAG
- the ndhC gene encoding NADH-quinone oxidoreductase subunit A — translation MIDLGQYLPILLFLGVALAISCVFVFLPMGVSRLTGTHNPTAEKLSEYECGFPAFEEPRSQFDVRFYLVAILFIIFDLEAAFLFPWAVSLDFTGWSGWTTMMIFIGELAIGLIYAWKVGALEWE, via the coding sequence GTGATCGATCTCGGACAATATCTGCCTATCCTCCTGTTTCTCGGGGTGGCCTTGGCCATTTCCTGCGTCTTCGTGTTCCTGCCGATGGGCGTCTCGCGCCTGACCGGCACGCACAACCCGACCGCCGAGAAGCTGAGCGAGTACGAATGCGGCTTCCCCGCCTTCGAGGAGCCGCGCAGCCAGTTCGACGTGCGCTTCTACCTCGTCGCGATTTTGTTCATCATCTTCGATCTTGAGGCCGCGTTCCTGTTCCCCTGGGCGGTCAGCCTCGACTTCACCGGCTGGTCGGGCTGGACCACGATGATGATCTTCATCGGCGAACTGGCCATCGGCCTGATCTATGCATGGAAAGTGGGCGCGCTGGAGTGGGAGTGA
- a CDS encoding methyltransferase domain-containing protein: MMARTAFSLLACTTLALAACGSSSEGAQRPETARAFPLPDRPVSNLGANAFSDEETRDSQGEARKVMDMASIEPGMTVADIGAGEGYYTVRLAERVGEHGRVLAQDIDRGALERLGRRVERERLDNVSIKAGAQDDPRLPEDSFNRVFMVHMYHEVAEPYAFLWRLWPSLEDGGKVIVVDIDRPTDRHGIPPALLACEFERVGYRLDRIEQAPELAGYFAQFSRGATRPDPKDIVPCTGQKSASDADNGQANG; this comes from the coding sequence ATGATGGCACGCACGGCATTTTCCCTGTTGGCATGCACCACGCTCGCGCTTGCGGCCTGCGGCTCTTCTTCCGAAGGGGCGCAGCGGCCTGAAACCGCGCGGGCATTTCCGTTACCCGATCGCCCCGTCTCCAACCTCGGCGCGAACGCGTTCTCCGATGAGGAAACGCGAGACAGCCAGGGCGAGGCGCGCAAGGTGATGGACATGGCCTCGATCGAGCCGGGGATGACGGTGGCCGATATCGGCGCGGGCGAGGGCTATTACACGGTCCGGCTGGCGGAGCGCGTGGGCGAGCATGGCCGCGTGCTGGCGCAGGATATCGATCGCGGCGCGCTGGAGAGGCTGGGCCGCCGGGTCGAGCGCGAACGGCTCGACAATGTCTCGATCAAGGCTGGCGCGCAGGACGATCCGCGCCTGCCCGAGGACAGCTTCAACCGCGTCTTCATGGTCCACATGTATCACGAGGTGGCAGAGCCCTACGCCTTCCTGTGGCGGCTGTGGCCCTCGCTCGAAGACGGCGGCAAGGTGATCGTGGTCGATATCGACCGCCCGACCGACCGCCACGGCATTCCCCCCGCCTTGCTCGCCTGCGAATTCGAACGGGTCGGCTACCGGCTCGACCGGATCGAGCAGGCACCCGAACTTGCGGGATACTTTGCACAATTCTCTCGCGGCGCTACAAGGCCCGACCCAAAGGACATCGTGCCCTGTACCGGGCAGAAAAGCGCGTCCGATGCCGATAATGGCCAAGCCAATGGGTAA
- a CDS encoding ammonium transporter, translated as MTRFVSAMLLAVLLASPAFAQEVGTLVESDTGDTAWMLTSSAIVLLMTLPGLALFYGGRVRAKNVLSVALQCGAVAAVISVLWVVTGYTLAFGDVSNGWFGNGRAWMLIELTNVRYGTTVPESAFVLFQMGFAIFATALMVGAWAERARLGWVVLFCAAWSLVVYAPVAHWVWGGGWLASTFGTMDFAGGLVVHTTAGVSALVAAALIGPREGFADKPTLPHAPVLTMIGAALLWVGWFGFTGGSALSATDDASSAIINTHLAACVAALVWLLIERIALGKCTTIGWATGAVAGLATITPAAGYIAPGAAILFGTLASIVCYGALVQVRKWGIDDTLSVFAVHGMGGMLGTLLLGLFVSYSLGGTGYPAGMTPATQLGAQAIGVAAVAVWSAVMTGILALVIGILIPMRVKRKREIEGLDMTSHGERGWYFAD; from the coding sequence ATGACCAGATTCGTTTCCGCCATGCTGCTGGCCGTGCTGCTCGCCAGCCCGGCCTTCGCGCAGGAGGTGGGCACTCTGGTGGAAAGCGATACCGGCGATACCGCGTGGATGCTCACCTCCTCCGCGATCGTTCTGCTGATGACTCTGCCCGGCCTCGCGCTGTTCTACGGCGGACGGGTGCGGGCTAAGAACGTGCTGTCGGTCGCGCTGCAATGCGGCGCTGTCGCGGCAGTGATTTCGGTCCTGTGGGTGGTGACCGGCTACACGCTGGCCTTCGGCGATGTCAGCAATGGCTGGTTCGGCAATGGCCGGGCGTGGATGCTGATCGAACTGACCAATGTGCGCTACGGCACCACCGTGCCCGAAAGCGCCTTCGTGCTGTTCCAGATGGGGTTCGCGATCTTCGCCACTGCGCTGATGGTCGGTGCATGGGCGGAGCGCGCACGCCTTGGCTGGGTCGTGCTGTTCTGCGCCGCGTGGAGCCTGGTCGTCTACGCTCCCGTCGCGCACTGGGTGTGGGGCGGTGGCTGGCTCGCCAGCACCTTCGGCACGATGGATTTTGCCGGTGGGCTAGTGGTCCACACCACAGCAGGCGTGTCCGCGCTGGTCGCGGCGGCGCTGATCGGCCCGCGAGAAGGTTTTGCGGACAAGCCCACGCTGCCCCACGCCCCCGTGCTGACCATGATCGGCGCCGCCCTGCTGTGGGTCGGCTGGTTCGGCTTCACCGGCGGCTCCGCCCTGTCGGCAACCGACGATGCGTCGAGCGCCATCATCAACACCCATCTCGCAGCCTGTGTTGCGGCGCTGGTGTGGCTGCTAATCGAGCGGATCGCGCTGGGCAAATGCACCACGATCGGCTGGGCGACCGGTGCGGTCGCGGGCCTCGCCACGATCACGCCCGCGGCGGGCTATATCGCACCGGGCGCGGCAATCCTGTTCGGCACGCTCGCCTCCATCGTTTGCTACGGCGCGCTGGTGCAGGTGCGAAAGTGGGGCATCGACGATACACTGAGCGTGTTTGCGGTCCACGGCATGGGCGGAATGCTGGGCACGCTGCTGCTCGGCCTGTTCGTCTCCTACTCGCTCGGCGGCACGGGCTATCCTGCGGGGATGACCCCGGCCACGCAGCTCGGCGCGCAGGCGATCGGGGTGGCTGCGGTCGCAGTGTGGAGTGCGGTGATGACCGGCATTCTCGCGCTGGTCATCGGCATCCTCATCCCCATGCGGGTCAAGCGCAAGCGCGAGATCGAGGGGCTGGACATGACCAGCCATGGCGAGCGCGGCTGGTACTTCGCCGACTAG
- a CDS encoding D-glycerate dehydrogenase produces the protein MASKPADPARRIQGTPRVIVTRALVPSVQERMAQLFDCRFNESDTPLSREQLIEAMRDCDVLVPTVTDRIDAEMLEAGGDRMRLIASFGAGTDHLDLAAAAKRKITVTNTPSVFTEDTADLAMALIIGVPRRMREGIALVRRGEWSGWAPTAMLGRKLAGKVLGIVGMGRIGQAVAYRAKAFGLDIVYHNRKRQPEAVERMFGATYVETLGELLETADILTLHCPSNPQSHHMIDRQAIGRMKDGACLINTARGDLVDQEALIEALEAGRLAGAGLDVYPDEPRVDERLIRHPNVMTLPHIGSATLEGREDSGHKVIANIHMWADGHRPPDQVLDALI, from the coding sequence ATGGCCAGCAAACCCGCAGATCCCGCCCGCCGCATTCAAGGCACTCCCCGCGTCATCGTGACCCGCGCACTGGTCCCTTCGGTGCAGGAGCGCATGGCGCAGCTGTTCGACTGCCGCTTCAACGAAAGCGATACGCCGCTTTCGCGCGAGCAGCTGATCGAGGCGATGCGCGATTGCGACGTGCTGGTGCCCACGGTGACCGACCGGATCGATGCCGAAATGCTCGAGGCGGGCGGCGACCGGATGCGGCTGATCGCCAGCTTCGGCGCGGGAACGGATCATCTCGATCTGGCCGCCGCAGCCAAGCGCAAGATCACCGTCACCAACACGCCGAGCGTGTTTACCGAGGATACCGCCGACCTGGCGATGGCGCTGATCATCGGCGTGCCCCGCCGGATGCGCGAAGGGATTGCGCTGGTGCGGCGCGGTGAATGGAGCGGCTGGGCGCCGACCGCGATGCTGGGCCGCAAGCTGGCGGGCAAGGTGCTGGGCATCGTCGGCATGGGCCGGATCGGCCAGGCCGTCGCCTATCGCGCAAAGGCCTTCGGGCTCGACATCGTCTATCACAATCGCAAGCGTCAGCCCGAAGCGGTCGAGCGGATGTTTGGCGCGACCTATGTCGAAACGCTGGGCGAACTGCTGGAAACGGCCGACATCCTCACCCTGCACTGCCCTTCCAACCCGCAGAGCCATCACATGATCGACCGGCAGGCGATCGGGCGGATGAAGGACGGCGCCTGCCTGATCAACACCGCGCGCGGCGATCTGGTCGATCAGGAAGCGCTGATCGAGGCGCTGGAAGCCGGGCGGCTCGCGGGCGCCGGGCTTGACGTGTACCCGGACGAACCCCGGGTCGACGAGCGGCTGATCCGCCATCCCAACGTGATGACCCTGCCCCATATCGGCTCCGCCACGCTCGAAGGGCGTGAGGATTCGGGTCACAAGGTGATTGCCAATATCCACATGTGGGCCGACGGCCACCGTCCGCCCGATCAGGTGCTCGACGCGCTGATCTGA
- a CDS encoding SH3 domain-containing protein gives MPRRPFLLATGLALTIATLTATPAGGANRGTPYWATIDVTEANMRVGPSAEYRIEWVYKRKGLPVKVVRVREGWRLVEDPDGDQGWIAARLLSRTRGAIVVGKGLAEMHDSDAAGSAIKWKLEPGVVGRLGDCEENWCEFSVGERSGFVEANRLWGAGEP, from the coding sequence ATGCCGAGACGCCCTTTCCTGCTCGCCACGGGGCTTGCCCTGACCATCGCCACACTCACCGCAACGCCTGCCGGCGGGGCGAACCGCGGCACGCCCTACTGGGCGACGATCGACGTGACCGAGGCGAACATGCGCGTCGGGCCGAGCGCGGAATACCGGATCGAGTGGGTCTACAAACGCAAGGGTCTGCCGGTGAAGGTGGTGCGCGTGCGCGAGGGCTGGCGGCTGGTCGAGGACCCGGACGGCGATCAGGGCTGGATCGCGGCGCGGCTGCTCAGCCGCACGCGCGGCGCGATCGTCGTCGGCAAGGGCCTGGCCGAGATGCATGATTCGGATGCCGCCGGTTCCGCGATCAAGTGGAAGCTGGAGCCCGGCGTGGTGGGCCGGTTGGGCGACTGCGAGGAAAACTGGTGCGAATTCTCGGTCGGCGAACGCTCCGGCTTCGTCGAAGCGAATCGCCTGTGGGGCGCGGGCGAGCCTTAG
- a CDS encoding acetyl-CoA C-acyltransferase, whose product MPQFSEADPIVILSYARTPMGSMQGALADATATDLGATAVKAAVDRSGVPVDKFDRTYMGCVLPAGLGQAPARQASIKAGLPKSVQATTVNKVCGSGMQTVIMGSEALASGTVDYVVAGGMESMTNAPYLLKKHRSGARLGHDTAYDHMFLDGLEDAYEEGRAMGTFAQETANEYQLTREEMDDYSIESLRRANTAIESGAFDGEVVPVTIVTRKGETTVEHDEAPSKGKPDKIPQLRPAFAKDGTITAATSSSISDGAAAVVLSRESVAKENGQTPVAKIVGLAAHAQEPSKFTVAPIGAIEKLLEQTGWSAEDVDLWEVNEAFACVAMFAMRDIGIPHDKINVNGGGTALGHPIGASGTRIIVTLLNALKQQGKKRGIASLCIGGGEATAVAVEMV is encoded by the coding sequence ATGCCCCAGTTTTCCGAAGCAGATCCGATCGTCATCCTCTCCTACGCGCGCACCCCGATGGGCAGCATGCAGGGCGCACTGGCCGATGCCACTGCGACCGACCTCGGCGCGACGGCGGTGAAGGCGGCGGTGGACCGCTCGGGCGTGCCGGTGGACAAGTTCGACCGGACCTACATGGGCTGCGTGCTTCCCGCCGGCCTCGGCCAGGCCCCTGCCCGTCAGGCGTCGATCAAGGCAGGCCTGCCCAAGTCGGTGCAGGCGACCACGGTGAACAAGGTGTGCGGCAGCGGGATGCAGACCGTTATCATGGGCTCCGAAGCGCTCGCCAGCGGCACCGTCGACTACGTGGTTGCGGGCGGCATGGAGAGCATGACCAACGCTCCCTATCTGCTGAAAAAGCACCGCAGCGGTGCACGGCTCGGCCATGACACCGCCTATGACCACATGTTCCTCGACGGGCTGGAAGATGCCTACGAGGAAGGCCGCGCGATGGGCACCTTCGCGCAGGAAACCGCCAACGAATACCAGCTGACCCGCGAGGAAATGGACGATTATTCCATCGAATCGCTCCGCCGCGCCAATACCGCGATCGAGAGCGGTGCCTTTGATGGCGAAGTCGTCCCCGTGACGATCGTGACTCGCAAGGGGGAAACCACGGTTGAGCATGACGAGGCACCCAGCAAGGGCAAGCCCGACAAGATCCCGCAGCTGCGCCCCGCCTTCGCCAAGGACGGCACGATCACCGCTGCCACCTCGTCGAGCATCTCCGACGGTGCGGCCGCCGTGGTCCTCAGCCGCGAAAGCGTCGCCAAGGAAAACGGCCAGACGCCGGTGGCCAAGATCGTCGGGCTCGCCGCGCACGCTCAGGAGCCGAGCAAGTTCACCGTCGCGCCCATCGGCGCGATCGAGAAGCTGCTCGAACAGACCGGCTGGAGCGCGGAAGACGTCGACCTGTGGGAAGTCAACGAAGCCTTCGCCTGCGTCGCGATGTTCGCGATGCGCGACATCGGCATCCCGCACGACAAGATCAACGTGAACGGCGGCGGCACCGCGCTGGGTCACCCGATCGGCGCCAGCGGCACGCGGATCATCGTGACGCTGCTCAACGCACTCAAGCAGCAGGGCAAGAAGCGCGGCATCGCCTCGCTGTGCATCGGCGGCGGCGAAGCCACCGCGGTTGCCGTGGAAATGGTCTGA
- a CDS encoding NADH-quinone oxidoreductase subunit B family protein produces MQPAAQPGEVRQPDSDYFNALQTEVNDKGFLVTSTEELFQWARTGSLWWMTFGLACCAVEMIHVNMPRYDMERFGVAPRASPRQSDVMIVAGTLCNKMAPALRKVYDQMSNPKYVISMGSCANGGGYYHYSYSVVRGCDRIVPVDIYVPGCPPTAEALLYGVMQLQRKIRRSGTVER; encoded by the coding sequence ATGCAGCCCGCGGCGCAGCCCGGCGAGGTGCGTCAGCCGGATTCGGACTATTTCAACGCGCTTCAGACCGAAGTGAACGACAAGGGCTTCCTCGTCACCTCGACCGAGGAGCTGTTCCAGTGGGCGCGCACCGGCAGCCTGTGGTGGATGACCTTCGGCCTCGCATGCTGCGCGGTCGAGATGATCCACGTCAATATGCCGCGCTACGACATGGAACGCTTCGGCGTCGCCCCGCGCGCTTCCCCGCGTCAGAGCGATGTGATGATCGTCGCGGGCACGCTGTGCAACAAGATGGCACCGGCCCTGCGCAAGGTTTACGACCAGATGTCGAACCCGAAATACGTCATCTCCATGGGCAGCTGCGCCAATGGCGGCGGCTACTATCATTATTCCTACAGCGTCGTGCGCGGCTGCGACCGGATCGTGCCCGTGGACATCTACGTGCCCGGGTGCCCCCCGACCGCTGAAGCGCTGCTCTATGGCGTGATGCAGCTGCAGCGTAAGATTCGCCGCAGCGGGACGGTGGAGCGCTAA